In Promicromonospora sukumoe, the following proteins share a genomic window:
- a CDS encoding NAD-dependent epimerase/dehydratase family protein, which translates to MSQSILFIGGSGIISHASVARAARLGHRVTVLNRGRSSSRPVPAEVETLVADANDAEAVAAAIGGREFDVVAQFRAFSPEHVARDVAQFADRTGQYVFISSASAYQTPPSRLPVRESTPLRNPFWQYSRDKIACEDLLVREHRDNGFPATIVRPSHTYDRTILPTSGGWTDVARMRAGKPVVVHGDGTSLWTITHTEDFAVGFVGLLGNPLAVGDSFHITGTHAPTWDQIYTWLAEAAGVRSPDLVHVASETIARVLPEMGPGLVGDKAHSMVFDNSKVRSLVPEFGTTITYDIGAVEQMSWFDAHPEAQVVDADIDAAFDRLAAHARSV; encoded by the coding sequence ATGTCCCAGAGCATCCTGTTCATCGGTGGTAGCGGAATCATCAGTCACGCCTCGGTGGCCAGAGCCGCGCGGCTCGGGCACCGGGTGACGGTGCTCAACCGGGGCAGATCCTCGTCCCGTCCGGTGCCGGCCGAGGTCGAGACGCTCGTCGCCGACGCGAACGACGCCGAGGCCGTCGCCGCCGCGATCGGCGGCCGGGAGTTCGACGTGGTCGCCCAGTTCCGGGCGTTCAGCCCCGAGCACGTGGCGCGCGACGTCGCGCAGTTCGCGGACCGTACCGGGCAGTACGTGTTCATCTCCTCGGCGTCGGCCTACCAGACGCCGCCGTCGCGGCTGCCCGTCCGCGAGTCGACGCCGCTGCGCAACCCGTTCTGGCAGTACTCGCGCGACAAGATCGCCTGCGAGGACCTGCTGGTGCGCGAGCACCGGGACAACGGCTTCCCGGCCACCATCGTGCGTCCCTCGCACACCTACGACCGCACCATCCTGCCGACGTCGGGCGGCTGGACCGACGTCGCCCGCATGCGCGCGGGCAAGCCCGTCGTCGTCCACGGGGACGGGACGTCCCTGTGGACGATCACGCACACCGAGGACTTCGCGGTCGGGTTCGTGGGCCTGCTCGGCAACCCGCTGGCCGTGGGCGACTCCTTCCACATCACCGGCACGCACGCGCCCACCTGGGACCAGATCTACACCTGGCTGGCCGAGGCGGCCGGCGTGCGGAGCCCCGACCTGGTGCACGTCGCGTCCGAGACGATCGCCCGCGTGCTGCCCGAGATGGGCCCGGGCCTGGTGGGCGACAAGGCGCACTCGATGGTCTTCGACAACTCGAAGGTGCGCAGCCTCGTGCCCGAGTTCGGCACCACCATCACCTACGACATCGGCGCCGTCGAGCAGATGTCCTGGTTCGACGCGCACCCGGAGGCCCAGGTGGTCGACGCCGACATCGACGCGGCCTTCGACCGTCTCGCGGCACACGCCCGCTCGGTCTGA